One Gadus morhua chromosome 1, gadMor3.0, whole genome shotgun sequence DNA segment encodes these proteins:
- the zgc:66479 gene encoding retinitis pigmentosa 1-like 1 protein isoform X2, translated as MTAKHRKPKNQKHEDNFFKNDSPESEGRDGGNTFTLLFILFLMIVIGGAGISWVCFQQSQTITYLTDNFMGMQMKIVKLQASQEEIRQSNKEHSSEGAENRLNALEESYALAQRQVGVAMATAEQLKTSDLPAQVLSLHTEMKARLAEMQQATASAEQLGQLHGALQGKSEELEVVRLQVEGLGALAAQLAQRVESLAGGLGEAHASLDVQAADLRELKELLEGEDPEVDAEVDAEVDAVSETLESELPSSVEEEEIVPESEEQVQEALPEVEEEAAPPTPAPAAEEAVPTAVAVEEPEQEEEAAVAEPEEETEAAPAAPVEPEAAVAELDGSEVVEEQAATEDSTVPQTEEVVPEEQVEAVAEEEEAAEEEEAAEEEEAAEEEEAAEEEEAAEEAEEEEEATEEVQEEEEEVTEEEAVEVEVIEENNIAPEEETEEDIVEEDSVVEEEKPLEVAMEEEKKEAVSEQETVEVEEVPEVRTAKEE; from the exons ATGACAGCTAAACATCGAAAGCCGAAAAACCAAAAGCATGAAGATAACTTTTTCAAGAATGATTCTCCGGAGTCGGAGGGTCGAGACGGAGGAAACACTTTCACCCTGTTATTTATTCTATTTCTAATGATCGTAATTGGAGGCGCTGGTATCTCGTGGGTCTGCTTTCAGCAGAGCCAAACGATAACCTATTTGACTGACAATTTCATGGGAATGCAGATGAAAATTGTGAAACTTCAGGCCTCGCAGGAAGAAATTCGACAGTCTAACAAG GAGCACTCATCGGAGGGTGCCGAGAACCGCCTGAATGCCCTGGAGGAGTCGTACGCGCTGGCCCAGAGGCAGGTGGGCGTCGCCATGGCCACGGCAGAGCAGCTGAAGACCTCGGACCTGCCTGCCCAGGTGCTTTCCCTCCACACGGAGATGAAGGCGCGCCTGGCCGAGATGCAGCAGGCCACCGCGTCGGCCGAGCAGCTGGGCCAGCTGCACGGCGCCCTGCAGGGCAAGagcgaggagctggaggtggtgcGGCTCCAGGTGGAGGGCCTGGGGGCGCTCGCCGCCCAGCTGGCCCAGAGAGTGGAGAGCTTGGCGGGGGGACTGGGCGAGGCGCACGCCTCCCTGGACGTGCAGGCCGCCGACCTCCGGGAGCTGAAGGAGCTGTTGGAGGGAGAGGATCCGGAGGTCGATGCGGAGGTCGATGCAGAGGTCGATGCCGTCAG TGAGACGCTGGAGTCTGAGCTTCCGAGCAGTGTCGAGGAGGAAGAAATCGTG CCGGAGAGTGAGGAGCAGGTGCAGGAGGCCCTCCCCGAGGTAGAAGAGGAGgcagcaccaccaacaccagcaccagcGGCAGAGGAGGCGGTGCCCACAGCTGTAGCTGTAGAAGAAccagaacaggaggaggaggctgctgtaGCAGAgcctgaggaggagacagaagcaGCACCCGCGGCCCCGGTGGAGCCAGAGGCCGCTGTGGCGGAGCTGGATGGTAGCGAGGTCGTTGAGGAGCAGGCAGCGACCGAAGACTCGACCGTCCCACAAACGGAGGAGGTTGTCCcagaggagcaggtagaggcggttgctgaagaagaggaggctgcggaggaagaggaggctgcggaggaagaggaggctgcagaggaagaggaggctgcagaggaagaggaggctgcagaggaggctgaggaggaagaggaggcaacAGAGGAggttcaggaggaggaggaggaggtgactgAAGAAGAGGCTGTTGAAGTGGAGGTGATTGAGGAAAACAATATTGCTCCCGAGGAGGAGACTGAAGAAGATATTGTTGAGGAGGACTCTGTAGTTGAGGAGGAGAAGCCTCTTGAAGTagccatggaggaggagaagaaggaggcggTATCTGAGCAGGAAACAGTAGAAGTGGAGGAGGTGCCAGAAGTGCGTACTG CCAAGGAGGAGT AG
- the ppp1r12b gene encoding protein phosphatase 1 regulatory subunit 12B isoform X1, protein MQTYLPSSTLPRAFHTPVRDEEAESQRKARSRQARQTRRSTQGVTLTELKEAQRSYGPDCKHAEEDEAAGKTGSAEDQPLAISLTKAVKSQELSPAWSQTDEEGNVESRLEAQAECPAADQSNASPSGLCSLPDTSITNSKSWRVSERWRTDENQNPIHDADQLSADTSLQAPLGYDMDLSESSYTQHDRLSRLDSGGSGDSTTEKLLGRVGSYTRRETRLASQSKPEEGSATGDYKKMYETALNENDKLKSRLRDSKQELAKIRSQLDKVTQKQDRMSERPPVLESDKKEKQALEKRVSDMEEELKVLVELKSENQRLKDENGALIRVISKLSK, encoded by the exons ATGCAAACATACCTCCCCAG CTCGACTCTGCCCAGGGCGTTCCACACCCCAGTCAGGGACGAGGAGGCGGAGTCCCAGAGGAAGGCCCGGTCCCGGCAGGCCAGACAGACCCGCAGGtcaacacag GGTGTGACCCTAACTGAGCTCAAAGAGGCTCAGAGGAGCTACGGCCCCGACTGTAAGCATGCAGAAGAGGATGAGGCCGCGGGGAAGACGGGGTCAGCGGAGGACCAGCCGCTCGCCATCAGCCTGACGAAGGCCGTGAAATCCCAGGAGCTTAGTCCAGCCTGGAGCCAAACGGATGAG GAGGGAAACGTTGAGTCCAGACTGGAAGCTCAGGCTGAGTGTCCGGCAGCAGACCAATCCAATGCATCCCCCAGTGGGCTGTGTAGCCTTCCAGACACGAGCATCACCAACAGCAAGTCCTGGAGAG tgagtgagagatggaggacAGATGAGAATCAGAATCCGATCCACGATGCAGACCAACTATCTGCTGACACGTCACTACAGGCACCACTGGGCTATGACATGGACCTCTCTGAATCGTCCTATACACAG cATGACAGATTATCACG GTTGGACTCCGGGGGCTCGGGGGACAGTACGACGGAGAAGCTGCTAGGCCGCGTGGGTTCGTACACCCGGAGAGAGACCAGACTCGCCTCTCAGAGTAAACCCGAGGAAGGCTCCGCAACCGGAGACTACAAGAAG ATGTATGAGACTGCCTTAAATGAGAACGACAAGCTCAAGTCCAGGCTGCGGGACAGCAAACAGGAGTTGGCCAAGATCCGCTCCCAGCTGGACAAAGTCACTCAG AAACAGGACAGAATGTCTGAGAGGCCTCCCGTACTTGAATCAGACAAAAAG GAAAAACAAGCACTTGAGAAGAGGGTTTCTGATATGGAAGAAGAGTTAAAG GTCTTAGTTGAGCTCAAATCCGAGAACCAGAGGCTAAAGGACGAGAATGGGGCTCTAATCCGTGTCATCAGTAAATTGTCCAAGTGA
- the ppp1r12b gene encoding protein phosphatase 1 regulatory subunit 12B isoform X2 → MQTYLPSSTLPRAFHTPVRDEEAESQRKARSRQARQTRRSTQGVTLTELKEAQRSYGPDCKHAEEDEAAGKTGSAEDQPLAISLTKAVKSQELSPAWSQTDEEGNVESRLEAQAECPAADQSNASPSGLCSLPDTSITNSKSWRVSERWRTDENQNPIHDADQLSADTSLQAPLGYDMDLSESSYTQHDRLSRLDSGGSGDSTTEKLLGRVGSYTRRETRLASQSKPEEGSATGDYKKMYETALNENDKLKSRLRDSKQELAKIRSQLDKVTQKQDRMSERPPVLESDKKEKQALEKRVSDMEEELKVPQRDAPMRFRCGYQP, encoded by the exons ATGCAAACATACCTCCCCAG CTCGACTCTGCCCAGGGCGTTCCACACCCCAGTCAGGGACGAGGAGGCGGAGTCCCAGAGGAAGGCCCGGTCCCGGCAGGCCAGACAGACCCGCAGGtcaacacag GGTGTGACCCTAACTGAGCTCAAAGAGGCTCAGAGGAGCTACGGCCCCGACTGTAAGCATGCAGAAGAGGATGAGGCCGCGGGGAAGACGGGGTCAGCGGAGGACCAGCCGCTCGCCATCAGCCTGACGAAGGCCGTGAAATCCCAGGAGCTTAGTCCAGCCTGGAGCCAAACGGATGAG GAGGGAAACGTTGAGTCCAGACTGGAAGCTCAGGCTGAGTGTCCGGCAGCAGACCAATCCAATGCATCCCCCAGTGGGCTGTGTAGCCTTCCAGACACGAGCATCACCAACAGCAAGTCCTGGAGAG tgagtgagagatggaggacAGATGAGAATCAGAATCCGATCCACGATGCAGACCAACTATCTGCTGACACGTCACTACAGGCACCACTGGGCTATGACATGGACCTCTCTGAATCGTCCTATACACAG cATGACAGATTATCACG GTTGGACTCCGGGGGCTCGGGGGACAGTACGACGGAGAAGCTGCTAGGCCGCGTGGGTTCGTACACCCGGAGAGAGACCAGACTCGCCTCTCAGAGTAAACCCGAGGAAGGCTCCGCAACCGGAGACTACAAGAAG ATGTATGAGACTGCCTTAAATGAGAACGACAAGCTCAAGTCCAGGCTGCGGGACAGCAAACAGGAGTTGGCCAAGATCCGCTCCCAGCTGGACAAAGTCACTCAG AAACAGGACAGAATGTCTGAGAGGCCTCCCGTACTTGAATCAGACAAAAAG GAAAAACAAGCACTTGAGAAGAGGGTTTCTGATATGGAAGAAGAGTTAAAG GTTCCGCAGAGGGACGCCCCGATGCGGTTCCGTTGCGGTTACCAGCCCTGA
- the zgc:66479 gene encoding retinitis pigmentosa 1-like 1 protein isoform X1, whose amino-acid sequence MTAKHRKPKNQKHEDNFFKNDSPESEGRDGGNTFTLLFILFLMIVIGGAGISWVCFQQSQTITYLTDNFMGMQMKIVKLQASQEEIRQSNKEHSSEGAENRLNALEESYALAQRQVGVAMATAEQLKTSDLPAQVLSLHTEMKARLAEMQQATASAEQLGQLHGALQGKSEELEVVRLQVEGLGALAAQLAQRVESLAGGLGEAHASLDVQAADLRELKELLEGEDPEVDAEVDAEVDAVSETLESELPSSVEEEEIVPESEEQVQEALPEVEEEAAPPTPAPAAEEAVPTAVAVEEPEQEEEAAVAEPEEETEAAPAAPVEPEAAVAELDGSEVVEEQAATEDSTVPQTEEVVPEEQVEAVAEEEEAAEEEEAAEEEEAAEEEEAAEEEEAAEEAEEEEEATEEVQEEEEEVTEEEAVEVEVIEENNIAPEEETEEDIVEEDSVVEEEKPLEVAMEEEKKEAVSEQETVEVEEVPEVRTVVVEEEAVDQAKEE is encoded by the exons ATGACAGCTAAACATCGAAAGCCGAAAAACCAAAAGCATGAAGATAACTTTTTCAAGAATGATTCTCCGGAGTCGGAGGGTCGAGACGGAGGAAACACTTTCACCCTGTTATTTATTCTATTTCTAATGATCGTAATTGGAGGCGCTGGTATCTCGTGGGTCTGCTTTCAGCAGAGCCAAACGATAACCTATTTGACTGACAATTTCATGGGAATGCAGATGAAAATTGTGAAACTTCAGGCCTCGCAGGAAGAAATTCGACAGTCTAACAAG GAGCACTCATCGGAGGGTGCCGAGAACCGCCTGAATGCCCTGGAGGAGTCGTACGCGCTGGCCCAGAGGCAGGTGGGCGTCGCCATGGCCACGGCAGAGCAGCTGAAGACCTCGGACCTGCCTGCCCAGGTGCTTTCCCTCCACACGGAGATGAAGGCGCGCCTGGCCGAGATGCAGCAGGCCACCGCGTCGGCCGAGCAGCTGGGCCAGCTGCACGGCGCCCTGCAGGGCAAGagcgaggagctggaggtggtgcGGCTCCAGGTGGAGGGCCTGGGGGCGCTCGCCGCCCAGCTGGCCCAGAGAGTGGAGAGCTTGGCGGGGGGACTGGGCGAGGCGCACGCCTCCCTGGACGTGCAGGCCGCCGACCTCCGGGAGCTGAAGGAGCTGTTGGAGGGAGAGGATCCGGAGGTCGATGCGGAGGTCGATGCAGAGGTCGATGCCGTCAG TGAGACGCTGGAGTCTGAGCTTCCGAGCAGTGTCGAGGAGGAAGAAATCGTG CCGGAGAGTGAGGAGCAGGTGCAGGAGGCCCTCCCCGAGGTAGAAGAGGAGgcagcaccaccaacaccagcaccagcGGCAGAGGAGGCGGTGCCCACAGCTGTAGCTGTAGAAGAAccagaacaggaggaggaggctgctgtaGCAGAgcctgaggaggagacagaagcaGCACCCGCGGCCCCGGTGGAGCCAGAGGCCGCTGTGGCGGAGCTGGATGGTAGCGAGGTCGTTGAGGAGCAGGCAGCGACCGAAGACTCGACCGTCCCACAAACGGAGGAGGTTGTCCcagaggagcaggtagaggcggttgctgaagaagaggaggctgcggaggaagaggaggctgcggaggaagaggaggctgcagaggaagaggaggctgcagaggaagaggaggctgcagaggaggctgaggaggaagaggaggcaacAGAGGAggttcaggaggaggaggaggaggtgactgAAGAAGAGGCTGTTGAAGTGGAGGTGATTGAGGAAAACAATATTGCTCCCGAGGAGGAGACTGAAGAAGATATTGTTGAGGAGGACTCTGTAGTTGAGGAGGAGAAGCCTCTTGAAGTagccatggaggaggagaagaaggaggcggTATCTGAGCAGGAAACAGTAGAAGTGGAGGAGGTGCCAGAAGTGCGTACTGTTGTAGTGGAAGAAGAAGCTGTGGATCAAGCCAAGGAGGAGT AG